One window of Solwaraspora sp. WMMA2056 genomic DNA carries:
- a CDS encoding DUF402 domain-containing protein: protein MRFTPGQLIMHRNVRRGRLGWVRPARVVADDERGLLLWVDRGTPVANEVADDGRGMRAMPFIEWITRSYRIKHGCWLGPPVLKFLPAGAAHSVWWFRDDAGRFLNWYVNLEEPGVRWADDDLAGIDVVDQDLDVVVRPDLSWTWKDEEEFVERLAFPEHYWVLDEAAVRAEGRRVIAIAEAGEFPFDGTWCDFRPDPGWQPPAALPSGWDRPPVAGGGGALGG from the coding sequence ATGCGGTTCACGCCAGGTCAGTTGATCATGCATCGGAACGTCCGGCGCGGTCGGCTCGGTTGGGTCCGACCCGCCCGCGTCGTCGCCGACGACGAGCGTGGCCTACTGCTCTGGGTCGACCGGGGCACACCGGTGGCGAACGAGGTCGCCGACGACGGCCGGGGCATGCGGGCCATGCCGTTCATCGAGTGGATCACCCGCTCGTACCGGATCAAGCACGGCTGCTGGCTCGGCCCCCCGGTGCTGAAGTTCCTGCCGGCCGGCGCGGCCCACTCGGTCTGGTGGTTCCGCGACGACGCCGGACGGTTCCTCAACTGGTACGTCAACCTCGAGGAGCCAGGTGTGCGCTGGGCCGACGACGACCTCGCCGGCATCGACGTGGTGGACCAGGACCTGGACGTCGTGGTCCGCCCTGACCTGAGCTGGACGTGGAAGGACGAGGAGGAGTTCGTCGAGCGCCTCGCCTTCCCCGAGCACTACTGGGTCCTCGACGAGGCGGCGGTACGGGCCGAGGGCCGACGGGTGATCGCGATCGCCGAGGCCGGAGAGTTCCCGTTCGACGGCACCTGGTGCGACTTCCGCCCGGACCCTGGATGGCAGCCGCCGGCCGCGCTGCCATCCGGCTGGGACCGGCCACCGGTGGCCGGTGGGGGCGGGGCCCTAGGCGGGTAG
- the proS gene encoding proline--tRNA ligase translates to MARVLTPRAEDFPRWYQDLIAKAQLADNGPVRGTMVIRPAGYAIWERMQSELDNRIKAAGAENAYFPLFIPESYLRREAEHVEGFSPELAVVTHGGGKQLAEPVVVRPTSETVIGEFMAKWVDSYRDLPLLLNQWANVVRWELRPRVFLRTSEFLWQEGHTAHADFADARAYARRILHEVYENFLVEVLGIPVLVGRKTARERFAGATSTYTLEGMMGDGKALQLGTSHELGQNFARAFDITYTSAERTVEHAWTTSWGVSTRMLGGLIMVHGDDNGLRVPPRLAPVQAYVMVVKAGDGVTEAAVTLRDALRDAGLRVGLDDRVDTPFGRRAVDAELKGYPVRIEVGPRDLAAGNAVLVRRTDGSKTPVPIADVVGAVRAALDADQQALHDQALALRESRTVEVDDLADGIAAAATGWARVPWSKVGPAGEAEANGQGVTVRCLLRPDGSVPDSDDEPDLTAVLARSY, encoded by the coding sequence ATGGCCCGCGTGCTCACACCTCGTGCGGAGGATTTTCCCCGCTGGTACCAGGATCTGATCGCCAAGGCGCAGCTCGCCGACAACGGCCCGGTGCGCGGCACCATGGTGATCCGGCCGGCCGGCTACGCCATCTGGGAGCGGATGCAGTCCGAGTTGGACAACCGGATCAAGGCGGCCGGGGCGGAGAACGCGTACTTCCCGCTGTTCATCCCGGAGAGCTACCTGCGCCGGGAGGCCGAGCACGTCGAAGGCTTCTCCCCGGAGCTGGCCGTGGTGACCCACGGCGGCGGCAAGCAGCTCGCCGAGCCGGTGGTGGTCCGGCCGACCAGCGAGACCGTCATCGGCGAGTTCATGGCCAAGTGGGTCGACTCGTACCGGGACCTGCCGCTGCTGCTCAACCAGTGGGCCAACGTGGTGCGCTGGGAGCTGCGCCCCCGGGTTTTCCTGCGCACCAGCGAGTTCCTCTGGCAGGAGGGCCACACCGCGCACGCCGACTTCGCCGACGCCCGCGCCTACGCCCGGCGCATCCTGCACGAGGTGTACGAGAACTTCCTGGTCGAGGTGCTCGGCATCCCGGTGCTGGTGGGGCGCAAGACCGCCCGGGAGCGGTTCGCCGGCGCCACCAGCACGTACACCCTCGAAGGCATGATGGGCGACGGCAAGGCGCTGCAACTGGGCACCTCGCACGAGCTGGGTCAGAACTTCGCCCGCGCCTTCGACATCACCTACACCTCGGCCGAGCGCACCGTCGAGCACGCCTGGACCACGTCCTGGGGGGTCTCCACCCGGATGCTCGGTGGGCTGATCATGGTGCACGGCGACGACAACGGGCTGCGGGTGCCGCCCCGGCTGGCGCCGGTCCAGGCGTACGTGATGGTCGTCAAGGCTGGCGACGGGGTCACCGAGGCGGCGGTCACGCTGCGTGACGCCCTGCGCGACGCCGGACTGCGGGTCGGCCTGGACGACCGGGTCGACACCCCGTTCGGCCGCCGGGCCGTCGACGCCGAGCTCAAGGGCTATCCGGTACGGATCGAAGTGGGCCCCCGCGATCTGGCCGCCGGCAACGCGGTGCTGGTCCGGCGTACCGACGGGTCGAAGACCCCGGTGCCGATCGCCGACGTGGTCGGCGCGGTCCGCGCGGCGCTCGACGCCGACCAGCAGGCCCTGCACGACCAGGCGTTGGCGCTGCGGGAGTCGCGCACCGTCGAGGTCGACGATCTCGCCGACGGGATCGCCGCGGCGGCGACCGGCTGGGCCCGGGTGCCGTGGTCGAAGGTCGGCCCGGCCGGTGAGGCCGAGGCGAACGGTCAGGGCGTCACCGTACGGTGCCTGCTGCGCCCGGACGGCTCGGTCCCGGACAGCGACGACGAGCCGGACCTCACCGCGGTGCTGGCGCGCTCCTACTGA
- a CDS encoding amidohydrolase family protein: protein MPGALHVRGVVLPEDRTRDLWLVGDRVTLTPVPGATTVVDGGFILPGLVDAHCHIGIARGGAPIGSLDEARQLAYVDRDAGVLAIRDAGSPYPYPQLDDEPELPRLARAGRHVAPPRRYLRDIGVEVAAAELADAVTTQAAAGNGWVKLVGDWIERSTGDLAPAWGADAMAGAIAAAHRAGARVAAHTFDEAAVEILVRAGVDSVEHGTGLSLDLIDEMARRRTALIPTMINIATFGGIADRAREKFPRYADHMLALRDGFPDVVRAAYDAGVPIFVGTDAGGGIDHGRAADEMLALHTRAGMPAEAVLAAASWAARDWLGFPGLVEGGLADLVAYPADPRTDLRVVRAPHRIVLRGRVLR from the coding sequence GTGCCCGGCGCGCTGCACGTACGCGGCGTCGTGCTGCCCGAGGACCGCACCCGGGACCTGTGGCTGGTCGGTGACCGGGTGACGCTGACCCCGGTGCCCGGGGCGACGACCGTGGTCGACGGCGGGTTCATCCTGCCCGGACTGGTCGACGCCCACTGCCACATCGGCATCGCCCGGGGCGGAGCGCCGATCGGCTCCCTCGACGAGGCCCGTCAACTGGCGTACGTCGACCGGGACGCCGGTGTGCTGGCCATCCGCGACGCCGGATCGCCGTACCCGTATCCGCAGCTCGACGACGAACCGGAGCTGCCCCGGCTGGCCCGGGCCGGCCGGCACGTCGCGCCGCCCCGGCGCTATCTGCGCGACATCGGCGTCGAGGTGGCGGCGGCGGAGCTGGCCGACGCGGTCACCACCCAGGCCGCCGCCGGCAACGGCTGGGTCAAGCTGGTCGGTGACTGGATCGAACGCTCCACCGGCGACCTCGCCCCGGCCTGGGGCGCCGACGCGATGGCCGGGGCGATCGCCGCCGCCCATCGCGCCGGTGCCCGGGTGGCCGCGCACACCTTCGACGAGGCGGCGGTGGAGATCCTGGTCCGGGCCGGGGTCGACTCGGTGGAGCACGGCACCGGGTTGAGCCTCGACCTGATCGACGAGATGGCGCGGCGGCGGACCGCCCTGATCCCTACCATGATCAACATCGCCACGTTCGGTGGCATCGCCGACCGGGCCCGGGAGAAGTTCCCCCGGTACGCCGACCACATGCTCGCCCTGCGCGACGGCTTCCCCGACGTGGTCCGCGCCGCGTACGACGCCGGCGTACCGATCTTCGTCGGCACCGACGCCGGCGGCGGCATCGACCACGGCCGGGCCGCCGACGAGATGCTCGCCCTGCACACCCGGGCGGGGATGCCGGCCGAAGCGGTGCTGGCCGCCGCCAGCTGGGCCGCCCGCGACTGGCTCGGCTTCCCCGGCCTGGTCGAAGGCGGGCTGGCCGACCTCGTCGCCTACCCCGCCGACCCCCGGACCGACCTGCGGGTGGTCCGCGCTCCGCACCGGATCGTCCTGCGCGGCCGGGTGCTGCGCTGA
- the ffh gene encoding signal recognition particle protein, with protein MFDTLSDRLSGIFGKLRGKGRLTDADIDATAREIRLALLEADVALPVVKSFITRIKERARGSEVSQALNPAQQVIKIVHEELVAVLGGEQRRLRFAKQPPTVIMLAGLQGSGKTTLAGKLSSWLKAQGHQPLLVAADLQRPNAVGQLQVLGGRAGVEVFAPEPGNGVGDPVAVAKASLEHARRTARDIVIVDTAGRLGIDAEMMAQAAAIRDAVDPDEVIFVIDAMVGQDAVRTAEAFRDGVGITGVVLSKLDGDARGGAALSVRQVTGEPILFASTGEKLSDFDVFHPDRMASRILGMGDVLTLIEQAEQAFDADQKEKMTAKLMGGEQFTLEDFLDQLIAVRRMGPIANVLAMMPGMGQMKDQLAEVDDKHFDKVTAIIRSMTPGERTNPKIINGSRRARIANGSGVTVMDVNQLLNRFAEAQKMMKQMGGMMGLPGGGRRKATKSPKNKRKGTKGGRGGARPRAGGQLPAGFPGGMPQLPPGLDPNALGGGGGGLPPGFTLPKIDFNKLNKRKDED; from the coding sequence GTGTTTGACACTTTGAGTGATCGGCTGTCCGGGATCTTCGGCAAGCTCCGAGGCAAGGGGCGGCTCACCGACGCCGACATCGACGCCACCGCGCGGGAGATCCGGCTGGCGCTGCTCGAGGCCGACGTCGCGCTGCCGGTGGTGAAGTCCTTCATCACCCGGATCAAGGAACGGGCGCGCGGGTCGGAGGTGTCCCAGGCGCTCAACCCGGCCCAGCAGGTCATCAAGATCGTGCACGAGGAGCTGGTCGCGGTCCTCGGTGGCGAGCAGCGCCGGTTGCGGTTCGCCAAGCAGCCGCCGACGGTGATCATGCTGGCCGGTCTGCAGGGCTCCGGCAAGACCACGCTCGCCGGCAAGCTGTCCAGTTGGCTCAAGGCCCAGGGCCACCAGCCGCTGCTGGTCGCCGCCGACCTGCAGCGGCCCAACGCGGTCGGCCAGCTGCAGGTGCTCGGCGGCCGGGCCGGGGTCGAGGTCTTCGCCCCCGAGCCGGGCAACGGGGTCGGTGACCCGGTCGCGGTGGCGAAGGCGTCGCTGGAGCACGCCCGCCGGACCGCCCGCGACATCGTCATCGTCGACACCGCCGGCCGGCTCGGTATCGACGCCGAGATGATGGCCCAGGCGGCGGCGATCCGCGACGCGGTCGACCCCGACGAGGTCATCTTCGTCATCGACGCAATGGTCGGGCAGGACGCGGTACGCACCGCCGAGGCGTTCCGCGACGGCGTCGGGATCACCGGTGTGGTGCTGTCCAAGCTCGACGGCGACGCCCGTGGTGGTGCCGCGTTGTCGGTACGGCAGGTGACCGGCGAGCCGATCCTGTTCGCCTCCACCGGGGAGAAGCTCAGCGACTTCGACGTCTTCCACCCGGACCGGATGGCGAGCCGGATCCTCGGCATGGGCGACGTGCTCACTCTGATCGAGCAGGCCGAGCAGGCCTTCGACGCCGATCAGAAGGAGAAGATGACCGCCAAGCTGATGGGCGGCGAGCAGTTCACCCTGGAGGACTTCCTCGACCAGCTCATCGCGGTGCGTCGGATGGGGCCGATCGCCAACGTGTTGGCGATGATGCCCGGAATGGGGCAGATGAAGGACCAGTTGGCCGAGGTCGACGACAAGCACTTCGACAAGGTCACCGCGATCATCCGGTCGATGACGCCGGGGGAGCGGACCAACCCGAAGATCATCAACGGTTCCCGACGGGCCCGGATCGCCAACGGCTCCGGGGTCACCGTGATGGACGTCAACCAGCTGCTCAACCGCTTCGCCGAGGCGCAGAAGATGATGAAGCAGATGGGCGGCATGATGGGTCTGCCAGGTGGCGGTCGGCGCAAGGCGACCAAGTCGCCGAAGAACAAGCGCAAGGGCACCAAGGGCGGCCGCGGCGGTGCCCGGCCGCGGGCCGGCGGTCAGCTGCCGGCCGGCTTCCCGGGCGGGATGCCGCAGCTGCCGCCGGGGCTGGATCCGAACGCGCTCGGCGGCGGCGGCGGTGGTCTGCCCCCCGGGTTCACCCTTCCCAAGATCGACTTCAACAAGCTGAACAAGCGTAAGGACGAGGACTGA
- a CDS encoding [protein-PII] uridylyltransferase, whose protein sequence is MTDGVGVRHRAAAGPGPSLSNGIGAAARVERAAALDVWLTALMPAGLTGIALVAVGGLGRLQCSPYSDLDLVLLHRGVAGMDELAARIWYPIWDARLGLDHSVRTLPEALSVAHDDVKVALGLLDARHVAGDRELTADLQAAATDQWRRTAVRQLPALREVTESRWRTHGELAFLLEGDLKEAAGGLRDVGILRGIALAGIADSMRPAARAAHLRLLDTRDALHVAVGRRVDRLVAQERATVAGLLDLDDPDTLLRRVASDARTITHALDDAWRSAERLRSGRRRGGGPPVRSPVARDVVEHDGELVLARTAIGARPDPSLSLRVAAAAATSRLPIARATCEWLAAYCPPLPAPWPEPARAALITLLGAGPGLVPTWETCDRYGLVDGWLPEWPRMRSLPQHNPVHRFTLDRHLVQAAQEATAYTREVDRPDLLLLGAFLHDVGKGLPGDHSTVGAPIAAGIAARIGLPPAEVDLIDKLVRLHLLLPEVATRRDLSDPVTIAQVAEAVGDTTTLSLLHGLARADAQATGPAAWSDWKGRLIAELVRRVHTALDTGVLPEPPQPDPALVAGPLPAVHIDGDDRVAVAAADRHGLLAAVAGCLSLHRLDVLTADASTVDGRALVEFRVQPRYGSPPERIALAADLRRAVTGDVSVTQRLRGRAMAARRSGADPKVVWHREAATDAVVLELRAADSAGLLYRVTSALDEAGAQVRAARISTLGGDVVDTFYLVGGWPDDAERDRLAAAVLAAAR, encoded by the coding sequence ATGACCGACGGAGTCGGGGTCCGGCACCGCGCAGCGGCCGGCCCCGGCCCGTCGCTGTCCAACGGCATCGGCGCCGCCGCCCGCGTGGAGCGGGCGGCGGCGCTCGACGTCTGGCTGACCGCGCTGATGCCGGCCGGGCTGACCGGGATCGCCCTGGTGGCGGTCGGCGGGCTCGGCCGACTGCAGTGCTCCCCGTACAGCGATCTCGACCTGGTGCTGCTGCACCGCGGGGTCGCCGGGATGGACGAACTCGCGGCCCGGATCTGGTACCCGATCTGGGACGCCCGGCTCGGGCTGGACCACTCCGTGCGTACCCTGCCGGAGGCGTTGTCCGTCGCCCACGACGACGTCAAGGTCGCGCTCGGCCTGCTCGACGCCCGGCACGTCGCCGGCGACCGGGAGCTCACCGCCGACCTGCAGGCCGCCGCGACCGACCAGTGGCGGCGCACCGCCGTACGGCAGTTGCCGGCGCTGCGCGAGGTCACCGAGTCCCGTTGGCGCACCCATGGTGAGCTGGCCTTCCTCCTCGAAGGCGACCTGAAGGAGGCCGCCGGCGGGCTGCGTGACGTCGGCATCCTGCGCGGCATCGCCCTTGCCGGCATCGCCGACAGCATGCGGCCGGCCGCCCGCGCCGCGCACCTGCGGCTGCTGGACACCCGCGACGCGCTGCACGTCGCCGTCGGCCGTCGGGTGGACCGGCTGGTCGCCCAGGAACGTGCCACCGTCGCCGGGTTGCTCGACCTGGACGACCCGGACACCCTGCTGCGCCGGGTCGCCTCCGACGCCCGCACCATCACCCACGCCCTCGACGACGCCTGGCGCAGCGCCGAGCGGTTGCGCTCGGGCCGCCGTCGGGGCGGCGGACCGCCGGTGCGCAGTCCGGTGGCCCGCGACGTCGTCGAACACGACGGCGAACTGGTCCTCGCCCGCACCGCGATCGGCGCCCGCCCGGATCCCAGCCTGTCGCTGCGGGTCGCGGCGGCCGCCGCCACCAGCCGGCTGCCGATCGCGCGGGCGACCTGCGAGTGGCTGGCGGCGTACTGCCCGCCGCTGCCGGCGCCGTGGCCGGAACCGGCCCGCGCCGCGCTGATCACCCTGCTCGGTGCCGGTCCCGGTCTCGTGCCCACCTGGGAAACCTGCGACCGGTACGGGCTGGTCGACGGCTGGCTGCCGGAGTGGCCCCGGATGCGCAGCCTGCCGCAGCACAACCCGGTGCACCGGTTCACCCTGGACCGGCACCTGGTGCAGGCGGCGCAGGAGGCGACCGCGTACACCCGGGAGGTGGACCGCCCGGACCTGCTGCTGCTCGGCGCGTTCCTGCACGACGTCGGCAAGGGTCTGCCCGGCGACCACAGCACCGTGGGCGCGCCGATCGCCGCCGGCATCGCCGCCCGGATCGGGCTGCCGCCGGCCGAGGTCGACCTGATCGACAAGCTGGTCCGGTTGCACCTGCTGCTGCCGGAGGTGGCCACCCGGCGTGACCTCAGCGACCCGGTGACCATCGCGCAGGTCGCCGAGGCGGTGGGCGACACCACGACGCTGAGCCTGCTGCACGGGCTGGCCCGGGCCGACGCACAGGCCACCGGGCCGGCCGCCTGGTCGGACTGGAAGGGCCGGCTGATCGCCGAACTGGTCCGCCGGGTGCACACCGCACTGGACACCGGGGTCCTGCCCGAGCCGCCGCAACCGGACCCGGCGCTGGTCGCCGGCCCGTTGCCGGCGGTGCACATCGACGGCGACGACCGGGTCGCGGTGGCCGCCGCCGACCGGCACGGACTGCTCGCCGCGGTGGCCGGCTGTCTGTCGCTGCACCGGCTCGACGTGCTGACCGCCGACGCCTCCACCGTCGACGGTCGGGCGTTGGTCGAGTTCCGGGTGCAGCCCCGCTACGGCAGCCCGCCGGAGCGGATCGCGCTCGCCGCCGACCTGCGTCGGGCCGTCACCGGCGACGTGTCGGTCACCCAGCGGCTGCGTGGGCGGGCGATGGCGGCCCGCCGGTCCGGCGCCGACCCCAAGGTGGTCTGGCACCGGGAGGCGGCCACCGACGCGGTGGTGCTGGAGCTGCGGGCGGCCGACTCGGCCGGGTTGCTCTACCGGGTGACCAGCGCCCTGGACGAGGCCGGTGCCCAGGTGCGGGCCGCGCGGATCTCCACCCTCGGCGGTGACGTGGTGGACACCTTCTATCTGGTGGGTGGCTGGCCCGACGACGCCGAGCGGGACCGGTTGGCGGCCGCCGTGCTCGCAGCCGCCCGCTGA
- a CDS encoding P-II family nitrogen regulator: MKLVTAVIKPYQLDAVKEALHALGVAGLTVSEVQGYGRQKGHTEVYRGAEYTVEFLPKIRVEVLTDEIDVEKVVDAVVTAARTGKIGDGKVWVTAVEDVIRVRTGERGLDAL, from the coding sequence ATGAAGCTGGTGACCGCGGTCATCAAGCCGTACCAACTCGACGCGGTCAAGGAGGCCCTGCACGCCCTCGGCGTGGCCGGGCTGACCGTGAGCGAGGTCCAGGGGTACGGACGGCAGAAGGGCCACACCGAGGTGTACCGGGGTGCCGAGTACACCGTCGAGTTCCTGCCGAAGATCCGGGTGGAGGTGCTGACCGACGAGATCGACGTCGAGAAGGTCGTCGACGCGGTCGTCACGGCAGCCCGTACCGGGAAGATCGGCGACGGCAAGGTCTGGGTGACGGCCGTCGAGGACGTCATCCGGGTCCGTACCGGCGAGCGCGGTCTCGACGCGCTCTGA
- a CDS encoding ammonium transporter — protein sequence MTPGLALFYGGMTRSKSVLNMMMMSFGAIGLVSLLWVFYGYSIAFGTDVGGITGDLSMAGLRGMLESGTEGGIPDLLFVVFQMMFAIITVALISGAIADRARFGPWLLFAGLWATLVYFPVAHWVWGGGWIFELGVLDFAGGTAVHINAGAAALALALVLGKRVGWPKDKFKPHNLPMVLLGAGLLWFGWFGFNAGSALAANGTATVAFINTQVATAAAVLGWIVVEWLRDGKPTTLGAASGAIAGLVAITPACAFLEPLGAIALGIIAGAVCALAVGLKYKLGYDDSLDVVAVHMVGGIIGSLLIGFLAVEVLAGEGNAGLIYGGGIDLLGLQALGVVAVLVYSFVVAYILGFAIDKTIGFRLKPEAEVEGIDTAEHAESAYEFGSTSGGGFAAAGIGKAPAASGESAPVSEKVAG from the coding sequence ATGACGCCCGGATTGGCGCTGTTCTATGGTGGCATGACGCGGTCCAAGTCCGTGCTCAACATGATGATGATGAGCTTCGGCGCGATCGGCCTGGTCAGTCTGCTGTGGGTCTTCTACGGCTACAGCATCGCCTTCGGCACCGACGTCGGTGGCATCACCGGTGACCTGTCGATGGCCGGCCTGCGCGGCATGCTCGAGTCCGGCACCGAAGGTGGCATCCCGGACCTGCTCTTCGTCGTCTTCCAGATGATGTTCGCCATCATCACCGTCGCCCTGATCAGCGGCGCGATCGCCGACCGGGCCCGGTTCGGCCCGTGGCTGCTCTTCGCCGGCCTCTGGGCCACCCTGGTCTACTTCCCGGTCGCCCACTGGGTCTGGGGCGGTGGCTGGATCTTCGAACTCGGCGTCCTCGACTTCGCCGGTGGCACCGCGGTGCACATCAACGCCGGTGCGGCCGCGCTGGCCCTGGCACTGGTCCTCGGCAAGCGGGTCGGCTGGCCGAAGGACAAGTTCAAGCCGCACAACCTGCCGATGGTGCTGCTCGGTGCCGGCCTGCTGTGGTTCGGCTGGTTCGGCTTCAACGCCGGCTCGGCCCTGGCCGCCAACGGCACCGCCACGGTCGCCTTCATCAACACCCAGGTGGCCACCGCCGCCGCCGTCCTCGGCTGGATCGTGGTCGAGTGGCTGCGCGACGGTAAGCCGACCACCCTCGGTGCCGCCTCCGGTGCCATCGCTGGTCTGGTCGCCATCACCCCCGCCTGTGCGTTCCTGGAGCCGCTGGGGGCCATCGCCCTCGGCATCATCGCCGGTGCCGTCTGCGCCCTGGCGGTCGGCCTGAAGTACAAGCTCGGCTACGACGACTCGCTCGACGTCGTCGCCGTGCACATGGTCGGTGGCATCATCGGCTCGCTGCTGATCGGCTTCCTGGCCGTCGAGGTCCTCGCGGGTGAGGGCAACGCCGGACTCATCTACGGCGGCGGCATCGACCTGCTCGGCCTGCAGGCGCTCGGTGTGGTCGCGGTGCTGGTCTACTCGTTCGTCGTCGCCTACATCCTCGGCTTCGCGATCGACAAGACCATCGGCTTCCGGCTCAAGCCCGAGGCCGAGGTCGAGGGGATCGACACCGCCGAGCACGCGGAGAGTGCCTACGAGTTCGGTAGCACCTCGGGTGGCGGCTTCGCCGCCGCGGGTATCGGGAAGGCGCCCGCCGCATCGGGCGAGTCCGCTCCGGTCAGCGAGAAGGTCGCCGGTTAA
- a CDS encoding aminoglycoside phosphotransferase family protein — protein MTYRDQEPRLGRPYVTQHEIPLRGGNVSTVVRVGDTVRRNVGPWTPSVHALLRHLEYVGFTGSPRVLGMDERNREVLSYVEGECGEYPLAPHWVSDEALVTVATMLRMFHDAQYGFNPPRSAVWRSFGPPPPDTEVICHHDAAPHNVIWRPDGTLALIDFDLASPGARIYDVAYAAWTWVPLFSDRDSYTLGWRHPDRPRRLRLFADAYGLIPRDRHRLIRTIRKRVVDHVEGIRRMAAAGDPAFVRIVHKGHLRRPMRDLRLLDYERHILEYALR, from the coding sequence GTGACGTACCGCGATCAGGAGCCACGTCTCGGGCGACCGTACGTGACCCAGCATGAGATCCCGCTGCGCGGCGGCAACGTCAGCACCGTGGTGCGGGTCGGTGACACCGTCCGACGCAACGTCGGCCCGTGGACCCCGTCGGTGCACGCCCTGTTGCGGCACCTGGAGTACGTCGGGTTCACCGGTTCGCCACGGGTGCTCGGGATGGACGAACGCAACCGTGAGGTGCTGTCGTACGTCGAGGGGGAGTGCGGGGAGTACCCGCTGGCCCCGCACTGGGTCAGCGACGAGGCGTTGGTCACCGTCGCGACGATGCTGCGGATGTTCCACGACGCCCAGTACGGCTTCAACCCGCCGCGCAGCGCCGTGTGGCGCTCGTTCGGACCGCCGCCGCCGGACACCGAGGTGATCTGCCACCACGACGCGGCGCCGCACAACGTGATCTGGCGGCCGGACGGCACCCTCGCGTTGATCGACTTCGACCTCGCCTCGCCGGGTGCGCGGATCTACGACGTGGCGTACGCGGCGTGGACCTGGGTGCCGCTCTTCTCCGACCGGGACTCGTACACCCTCGGCTGGCGTCACCCGGACCGGCCCCGTCGACTGCGGTTGTTCGCCGACGCCTACGGTCTGATTCCGCGCGACCGGCACCGGCTGATCCGGACGATCCGTAAACGGGTGGTCGATCACGTCGAGGGGATTCGGCGGATGGCGGCGGCCGGAGATCCGGCGTTCGTCCGGATCGTGCACAAGGGTCACCTTCGTCGCCCGATGCGCGACCTTCGGCTGTTGGACTACGAACGGCACATTCTCGAGTACGCCTTGCGCTGA
- the ftsY gene encoding signal recognition particle-docking protein FtsY — MDYLVLAAILLGVLLLAGLGLVVPRLRRQPPLPPAPPTTPGEVRPQQRPPAVDEGEQPAGVAVEQRPPAPPVEPDQAPAEPVAPTGPVLERPEPTAGRLVRLRTRLSRSQGLLGKGLLSLLSRDRLDEDVWEEIEESLISADVGIDATRQIVDRLRERTRVLGTRSADELRALLTEELVAALDPQLDRALNTSGEPSVVLVVGVNGAGKTTTCGKIARVLVADGRSVLLGAADTFRAAAADQLTTWASRVGAEVVRGPEGADPASVAFDAVKRGIDTKVDAVLIDTAGRLQNKIGLMDELGKVKRVVGKHGPVHETLLVLDATTGQNGLEQARVFTEAVEVTGVVLTKLDGTAKGGIVIAVQRKLGIPVKLVGLGEGPDDLAPFDPVQFVDALMGVESRGTDA, encoded by the coding sequence ATGGATTACCTCGTCCTCGCCGCGATCCTGCTCGGCGTGCTGCTGCTCGCCGGCCTGGGGCTGGTGGTGCCCCGCCTGCGCCGGCAGCCGCCGCTGCCACCAGCGCCGCCGACGACCCCCGGCGAGGTCCGGCCGCAGCAGCGGCCCCCAGCGGTCGACGAGGGCGAACAACCGGCCGGCGTCGCCGTCGAGCAGCGTCCGCCGGCACCGCCGGTGGAGCCCGACCAGGCTCCGGCCGAGCCGGTCGCGCCGACCGGGCCGGTGCTGGAGCGGCCCGAGCCGACCGCCGGTCGACTGGTCCGGCTGCGGACCCGGCTGTCACGGTCGCAGGGACTGCTCGGCAAGGGTCTGCTGAGCCTGCTTTCCCGGGACCGGCTCGACGAGGACGTCTGGGAGGAGATCGAGGAGAGCCTGATCTCCGCCGACGTCGGCATCGACGCGACCCGCCAGATCGTCGACCGGCTGCGCGAACGCACCCGCGTGCTGGGCACCCGCAGCGCCGACGAACTGCGGGCGCTGCTCACCGAGGAGCTGGTCGCCGCCCTGGATCCGCAGCTGGACCGGGCGCTGAACACCTCCGGCGAGCCGAGCGTCGTGCTGGTCGTGGGGGTCAACGGTGCCGGCAAGACCACCACCTGCGGCAAGATCGCCCGGGTGCTGGTGGCCGACGGGCGCAGTGTGCTGCTGGGTGCGGCCGACACCTTCCGGGCCGCCGCTGCCGACCAGCTGACGACCTGGGCGTCCCGGGTCGGTGCCGAGGTGGTCCGGGGGCCGGAGGGCGCCGATCCGGCCAGTGTGGCGTTCGACGCGGTCAAGCGCGGCATCGACACCAAGGTCGACGCGGTGCTGATCGACACCGCCGGCCGGCTGCAGAACAAGATCGGGCTGATGGACGAGCTCGGCAAGGTGAAGCGGGTGGTCGGCAAACACGGTCCGGTGCACGAGACACTGCTCGTGCTCGACGCCACCACTGGGCAGAATGGGTTGGAACAGGCGCGGGTGTTCACCGAGGCGGTCGAGGTGACCGGGGTGGTGCTGACCAAGCTCGACGGCACGGCCAAGGGGGGCATCGTCATCGCGGTGCAGCGCAAGCTCGGTATCCCGGTGAAGCTGGTCGGGCTCGGGGAAGGCCCCGACGACCTGGCCCCGTTCGATCCGGTGCAGTTCGTCGACGCCCTGATGGGTGTCGAGTCACGTGGAACGGATGCGTAG